The Panicum virgatum strain AP13 chromosome 5K, P.virgatum_v5, whole genome shotgun sequence genome has a window encoding:
- the LOC120707954 gene encoding polynucleotide 3'-phosphatase ZDP-like isoform X1: MLVTPCSFLSIARNTARLRFLLAASAARAARLAMSTAPQAAAAAVSVEYAKSGRSTCKGCSGAIASGALRLGASTPDPRGFDATKWYHVACFPSDASHPLGPVESINGFDSIKEADREELHELVKNRERDQTAEPSPKKAKTQMPSPSEGVSDKASVSVEYAKSGRSTCKGCSKNIAKGALRLGASFHDPRGFENTKWYHVACFPTASYPVFPVENLKGFDSIEDHDREKLQELVENHKSIGDSNEVTEKNPEELKNRDNKVDKTVNPLDEPSPKKVKTHMSSSMKAVSEKASVLVEYAKSGRSTCKGCSENIAKGALRLGASAHDPRGYDSTKWYHVACFPTSSYPIFPVENLKGFDSVKNNDREKLLELGENYKRDGNAADQSSEPSLKEEMVDSTRISKEGSENNLEEVKLSAGNNRMRPVISFSVSDTNKDYKGATLPAHWKAFETVIFREQEDGLHASAKIAAFDFDGCLAKTSVRIIGADKWSLQYKSIPKILQSLYNDGYKLVIFTNESNIDRWKNKRQEAVDSKVGRLDNFIECVKVPMQVFIACGLGQGKGTPDDPYRKPNPGMWWLMAQHFNSGIEIDMDKSFYVGDAAGREKDHSDADIKFAEAIGLKFHVPEEYFGP, from the exons ATGCTCGTCACCCCCTGCTCCTTCCTATCCATCGCGCGGAACACCGCCCGCCTCCGCTTTCTCCTCGCCGCTTCCGctgctcgcgccgcccgcctcgccaTGTCGACCGcgccgcaggcggcggcggcggctgtctCCGTCGAGTACGCCAAGTCGGGCCGCTCCACCTGCAAGGGGTGCAGCGGGGCCATCGCCTCCGgggcgctccgcctcggcgcctCCACGCCCGACCCCCGCGGCTTCGACGCCACCAAGTGGTACCACGTCGCCTGCTTCCCCTCCGACGCGTCCCACCCGCTCGGCCCCGTCGAGAGCATCAATGGGTTCGACTCCATTAAG GAAGCCGATCGAGAGGAATTGCatgagctagtgaag AATCGCGAGAGGGACCAGACTGCAGAACCAAGTCCAAAGAAAGCAAAGACTCAGATGCCGTCCCCTTCAGAGGGGGTGTCAGATAAGGCAAGTGTCTCTGTTGAGTATGCGAAGTCTGGCCGCTCTACATGTAAAGGCTGCAGTAAGAATATTGCCAAAGGCGCCCTCCGCCTTGGTGCCTCTTTTCATGATCCCCGCGGCTTTGAAAATACCAAGTGGTACCATGTTGCATGCTTCCCTACAGCATCATACCCTGTATTTCCTGTGGAGAATCTGAAGGGGTTTGATTCAATTGAG GATCATGATCGTGAGAAACTGCAGGAGTTAGTGGAG AATCACAAGAGCATAGGGGACTCTAATGAAGTTACTGAAAAGAATCCAGAAGAATTAAAG AATCGTGATAATAAGGTAGACAAGACAGTCAATCCATTGGATGAGCCTAGTCCAAAGAAAGTAAAGACTCACATGTCTTCATCCATGAAGGCGGTGTCTGAAAAGGCAAGTGTCTTGGTTGAGTACGCAAAGTCTGGTCGCTCCACCTGCAAGGGATGCAGTGAGAATATTGCCAAAGGCGCCCTCCGCCTCGGTGCTTCTGCTCATGATCCGCGCGGTTATGACAGCACCAAATGGTACCATGTTGCATGCTTCCCTACCTCATCATACCCAATATTTCCTGTGGAGAATCTTAAGGGGTTTGATTCTGTCAAG AATAATGACCGTGAGAAGTTGCTGGAGTTGGGTGAG AATTACAAGAGAGATGGCAATGCAGCTGATCAGTCGAGTGAGCCAAGCCTGAAGGAAGAAATG GTTGACAGCACGAGGATCTCTAAAGAAGGTTCTGAAAATAATCTGGAAGAAGTAAAG TTGTCTGCAGGGAACAATAGAATGCGCCCAGTGATATCCTTTTCAGTTTCTGATACCAATAAAGATTACAAG GGTGCTACACTTCCCGCTCATTGGAAGGCTTTTGAGACAGTTATCTTCCGTGAACAG GAAGATGGCCTTCATGCTTCAGCTAAGATTGCTGCATTTGACTTTGATGGGTGCCTTGCCAAAACTTCTGTGAGGAT CATTGGTGCAGACAAGTGGTCTTTACAGTATAAATCAATTCCAAAAATATTGCAAAGTCTGTACAATGATGGTTACAAACTG GTCATATTCACCAATGAGTCGAACATTGATCGCTGGAAGAATAAGCGGCAGGAAGCTGTTGACTCCAAAGTTGGACGACTCGATAACTTTATTGAGTGTGTTAAAGTCCCTATGCAG GTTTTCATTGCTTGTGGTTTAGGGCAAGGAAAAGGTACTCCAGATGATCCATACCGCAAACCAAATCCTGGAATGTGGTGGTTGATGGCTCAGCATTTCAATTCCGGAATTGAAATCGACATGGACAA ATCTTTTTATGTTGGTGATGCTGCCGGGAGAGAAAAAGATCATAGCGATGCTGATATAAAATTTGCTGAG GCCATCGGTTTGAAGTTTCACGTTCCTGAGGAATACTTCGGTCCCTAG
- the LOC120707954 gene encoding polynucleotide 3'-phosphatase ZDP-like isoform X2: protein MLVTPCSFLSIARNTARLRFLLAASAARAARLAMSTAPQAAAAAVSVEYAKSGRSTCKGCSGAIASGALRLGASTPDPRGFDATKWYHVACFPSDASHPLGPVESINGFDSIKEADREELHELVKNRERDQTAEPSPKKAKTQMPSPSEGVSDKASVSVEYAKSGRSTCKGCSKNIAKGALRLGASFHDPRGFENTKWYHVACFPTASYPVFPVENLKGFDSIEDHDREKLQELVENHKSIGDSNEVTEKNPEELKNRDNKVDKTVNPLDEPSPKKVKTHMSSSMKAVSEKASVLVEYAKSGRSTCKGCSENIAKGALRLGASAHDPRGYDSTKWYHVACFPTSSYPIFPVENLKGFDSVKNNDREKLLELGENYKRDGNAADQSSEPSLKEEMVDSTRISKEGSENNLEEVKLSAGNNRMRPVISFSVSDTNKDYKGATLPAHWKAFETVIFREQEDGLHASAKIAAFDFDGCLAKTSVRIIGADKWSLQYKSIPKILQSLYNDGYKLVIFTNESNIDRWKNKRQEAVDSKVGRLDNFIECVKVPMQQWA from the exons ATGCTCGTCACCCCCTGCTCCTTCCTATCCATCGCGCGGAACACCGCCCGCCTCCGCTTTCTCCTCGCCGCTTCCGctgctcgcgccgcccgcctcgccaTGTCGACCGcgccgcaggcggcggcggcggctgtctCCGTCGAGTACGCCAAGTCGGGCCGCTCCACCTGCAAGGGGTGCAGCGGGGCCATCGCCTCCGgggcgctccgcctcggcgcctCCACGCCCGACCCCCGCGGCTTCGACGCCACCAAGTGGTACCACGTCGCCTGCTTCCCCTCCGACGCGTCCCACCCGCTCGGCCCCGTCGAGAGCATCAATGGGTTCGACTCCATTAAG GAAGCCGATCGAGAGGAATTGCatgagctagtgaag AATCGCGAGAGGGACCAGACTGCAGAACCAAGTCCAAAGAAAGCAAAGACTCAGATGCCGTCCCCTTCAGAGGGGGTGTCAGATAAGGCAAGTGTCTCTGTTGAGTATGCGAAGTCTGGCCGCTCTACATGTAAAGGCTGCAGTAAGAATATTGCCAAAGGCGCCCTCCGCCTTGGTGCCTCTTTTCATGATCCCCGCGGCTTTGAAAATACCAAGTGGTACCATGTTGCATGCTTCCCTACAGCATCATACCCTGTATTTCCTGTGGAGAATCTGAAGGGGTTTGATTCAATTGAG GATCATGATCGTGAGAAACTGCAGGAGTTAGTGGAG AATCACAAGAGCATAGGGGACTCTAATGAAGTTACTGAAAAGAATCCAGAAGAATTAAAG AATCGTGATAATAAGGTAGACAAGACAGTCAATCCATTGGATGAGCCTAGTCCAAAGAAAGTAAAGACTCACATGTCTTCATCCATGAAGGCGGTGTCTGAAAAGGCAAGTGTCTTGGTTGAGTACGCAAAGTCTGGTCGCTCCACCTGCAAGGGATGCAGTGAGAATATTGCCAAAGGCGCCCTCCGCCTCGGTGCTTCTGCTCATGATCCGCGCGGTTATGACAGCACCAAATGGTACCATGTTGCATGCTTCCCTACCTCATCATACCCAATATTTCCTGTGGAGAATCTTAAGGGGTTTGATTCTGTCAAG AATAATGACCGTGAGAAGTTGCTGGAGTTGGGTGAG AATTACAAGAGAGATGGCAATGCAGCTGATCAGTCGAGTGAGCCAAGCCTGAAGGAAGAAATG GTTGACAGCACGAGGATCTCTAAAGAAGGTTCTGAAAATAATCTGGAAGAAGTAAAG TTGTCTGCAGGGAACAATAGAATGCGCCCAGTGATATCCTTTTCAGTTTCTGATACCAATAAAGATTACAAG GGTGCTACACTTCCCGCTCATTGGAAGGCTTTTGAGACAGTTATCTTCCGTGAACAG GAAGATGGCCTTCATGCTTCAGCTAAGATTGCTGCATTTGACTTTGATGGGTGCCTTGCCAAAACTTCTGTGAGGAT CATTGGTGCAGACAAGTGGTCTTTACAGTATAAATCAATTCCAAAAATATTGCAAAGTCTGTACAATGATGGTTACAAACTG GTCATATTCACCAATGAGTCGAACATTGATCGCTGGAAGAATAAGCGGCAGGAAGCTGTTGACTCCAAAGTTGGACGACTCGATAACTTTATTGAGTGTGTTAAAGTCCCTATGCAG CAGTGGGCGTAG
- the LOC120707964 gene encoding Werner Syndrome-like exonuclease, whose amino-acid sequence MATSLCYTNDGHYVVSFDKDAIRTTLTGCGDTVDWWLDEIYRVHRRRLHRLVVGLDVEWRPSYYYAAGRYAPPVALLQLCVGRRCLVFQILRADYIPDSLFDFLADERFTFVGVGIGDDAAKLRAGYGLEVGCAEDLRGLAADTLGNPALRSAGLAALVWEVMGVQMQKPHHVRVSAWDAPVLSYGQLMYATVDAFASFEVGRRLYDGDY is encoded by the exons ATGGCTACCTCGTTGTGCTACACCAACGACGGCCACTACGTGGTGTCGTTCGACAAGGACGCCATCCGCACGACGCTCACGGGCTGCGGCGACACGGTGGACTGGTGGCTGGACGAGATCTACcgcgtccaccgccgccgcctccaccgcctcgtCGTCGGCCT TGACGTCGAGTGGCGCCCGTCCTACtactacgccgccggccgctacGCGCCCCCCGTCGCGCTGCTGCAGCTCTGCgtcggccgccgctgcctcgtCTTCCAGATCCTCCGCGCCGACTACATCCCGGACTCGCTCTTCGACTTCCTCGCCGACGAGCGCTTCACCTTCGTGGGCGTCGGGATCGGCGACGACGCCGCCAAGCTGCGCGCCGGGTACGGGCTCGAGGTCGGGTGCGCCGAGGACTtgcgcggcctcgccgccgacaCGCTCGGGAACCCCGCGCTGCGCTCGGCCGGGCTGGCGGCGCTGGTGTGGGAGGTGATGGGCGTGCAGATGCAGAAGCCGCACCACGTGCGCGTGAGCGCCTGGGACGCGCCCGTCCTCTCCTACGGCCAGCTCATGTACGCCACCGTCGACGCGTTCGCCTCCTTCGAGGTCGGCCGGAGGCTCTACGACGGCGACTACTAG
- the LOC120710734 gene encoding uncharacterized protein LOC120710734 — translation MERTYFIDYIKNHNASMMRDISEMRSSIMRRNAHLVDWLVDNIGPLKMQLIHKKPVVSGCSTPIAPSSITPSDRGHDVSMHTKSTYMPTKRSVCSSEVTPAKKLKSSIGADFGVEPPSFDLGIDGSIAVGVEVTPQHRIISIEPFKSPMRSVSRGVAPARPSCGLAEVSPADSSRHLAQSVVLDIIHVTEEGIDPNGKVLYGQWINQPFQKCVAPGAPVPCVPWAPELLHLKHDPTAVNDLINCCNDLSEAAVRREWLVHPLPRYLVLSGSELINTFVQGQDADSDIIDAALRRFCQLDAFVKCPGPTGRWRHFIESDFAMNCLAGYNPERILSVLNQFTKVDYCVPSCQMIIVPVLVDHIWCAYMFDSHGCTVHVLDPAHAESRHQSHMEIFKILHDSLSRCLEHFFKGWSLKPFDSWYLNYPSLGPVVSNPDDSGIVMLHYARNFNGGQLNEQVTKDNILSIRLSMFADILMLDGNEAKLPAPVLSFFPK, via the exons ATG GAAAGGACATATTTTATTGATTACATTAAGAACCACAATGCAAGTATGATGAGGGATATTTCAGAGATGCGCTCATCTATTATGAGACGCAATGCACATTTGGTTGATTGGTTGGTGGATAATATTGGTCCACTTAAGATGCAATTGATACATAAGAAGCCAGTTGTATCAGGTTGCAGCACTCCCATTGCTCCATCAAGCATAACGCCGTCAGACAGAGGCCATG ATGTTTCTATGCATACCAAATCTACTTACATGCCCACCAAGAGATCTGTTTGCTCATCGGAGGTTACACCAGCCAAAAAGTTGAAAAGTTCTATAG GTGCAGATTTTGGTGTTGAGCCTCCATCATTTGATCTTGGCATTGATGGCTCGATAGCCGTTGGGGTTGAAGTAACCCCGCAGCACAGAATTATTTCTATCGAACCTTTCAAATCTCCAATGCGAAGTGTGTCAAGAGGTGTTGCTCCTGCACGGCCATCCTGTGGGTTAGCGGAAGTATCACCTGCAGATTCAAGTAGACACTTAGCACAAAGTGTTGTGCTTGACATAATTCATGTCACTGAGGAAGGAATTGATCCCAATGGTAAGGTTCTATACGGCCAATGGATAAATCAGCCGTTTCAGAAATGTGTTGCCCCAGGCGCCCCTGTACCTTGTGTGCCTTGGGCTCCTGAACTTCTTCATCTTAAACATGACCCGACCGCAGTCAATGACCTCATAAATTGCTGCAACGATCTGTCTGAAGCGGCTGTTAGACG TGAATGGTTGGTTCATCCGTTGCCACGGTATTTGGTCCTCAGTGGGTCAGAACTTATAAATACTTTTGTCCAAGGTCAGGATGCTGATTCGGACATTATCGATGCTGCGCTCCGGCGTTTCTGTCAGCTAGATGCTTTTGTAAAATGTCCCGGCCCAACTGGGCGGTGGCGCCACTTCATCGAATCTGATTTCGCG ATGAACTGCCTCGCCGGTTACAATCCTGAACGTATCTTGTCTGTGTTAAATCAATTTACTAAGGTCGACTACTGCGTTCCAAGCTGTCAGATG ATCATAGTACCTGTACTggttgatcatatatggtgcgcttATATGTTTGACTCACATGGCTGCACCGTCCATGTGCTTGATCCTGCGCATGCGGAAAGTCGTCACCAGTCACACATGGAGATCTTTAAAATATTGCATGATTCACTGTCAAGATGTTTGGAACATTTCTTCAAAGGATGGTCTCTCAAGCCATTTGATTCCTGGTACCTGAACTATCCTAGTCTCGGACCTGTCGTCTCAAACCC GGATGATTCTGGCATTGTCATGTTACATTATGCTCGGAATTTCAATGGCGGTCAATTGAATGAACAAGTGACAAAG GATAACATCTTAAGTATTAGGCTTTCTATGTTTGCTGACATACTGATGTTGGATGGCAATGAGGCCAAGCTCCCTGCCCCCGTCTTGAGCTTCTTCCCTAAGTGA
- the LOC120710735 gene encoding uncharacterized protein LOC120710735 encodes MEEDEPPKCRRQEQPSPSCLLHRAVTRSLTRNHSKMPGEQDPTAGSSNKQGARRRLIERLKNTRHGGDKGTNTSKFPDEDSASEDADKEFCPLKFHGCSSSDAVQELISTFSNRKLDILNKLGLGGLRYLNRGFHNSRHLVFWLLKRMDVENMQIRLGDGSSVQMNLESVSRILGIRCTGTHMTVSSTKVTKYVKLRLQERFGTEEYKEFPDLDDLRKILCREYGQDMSEYDEETFMIAMAAFCCAYMFGPGKRTASVPNDIWDFITFPKNLLNCNWGGYVLMVLQSSARAVQMNMRSNPTSIKLGGCWLYLQLLYLDNIDLGDNNIPLSWYPRIRWYDTRFLLEFSNHYEKCKGMKAKDAYLNRKRRVPSDHDDKRMPTCPLPDESKEQSTRPARQESTGNKPNQRSMPSRHHADDSKEACAEHGDEDFKTTRQQSGCTVGDEPLAPTTKEKIVEQIKYGLEQVTSQLEIVAHTTHEENKRNFEAQEQRISELFGDMKTVVSGLRENLVNCIMAHGRVEGTHEGRKYSSEGVNVTAPGNAEDSKIHGKRSVQGGIKKDMPPWYEDNGQGIGEEDVAVNEQTKRKKNRVSEMDADRGNTAFDVAAAHERGRGPQQDIGSNVAAETTQSDGMYTFQDHGKTDEPDLMQQQPVFDCTPESSGGPSTRIPLWQNEGDNCVKNIEEGVKTTSARGERIKKGLSNPSFGNKKENSDSISASKSRVIKKTTRRRLRSCKSANEVAGTDNMVVEKAIIPVCMTGVTPVKRHVAERRVPPSPFDLNLNPRTKSITFIEKMFQHFVEEEYTVLNRVWFRHDEPWTLSLTGRQLWVAFAKSVLINTETFDAIIRLLQEEDSMMYKDCCCEHQQWRHLLPPCFSDFVLANGEGTYSEQIKELFLGSHLGSNAEHCRLIMLPCAQAGHWSLYAWDVEKKRIHVLDPVLCQKTREEQRAVHGDLIASLHSKLFDYFSELFSGLHDDRAGYKITFYNLAHAPALREESTFYVVHYIKWFDGERLTFTINECKAKNARMSIFYNLMQMAANQGWKPKYLDVDVETK; translated from the exons ATGGAAGAGGATGAACCACCTAAGTGCCGGCGACAGGAGCAGCCAAGTCCCAGCTGCTTGTTGCATCGAGCAGTGACAAGAAGTCTAACCAGAAACCATTCCAAAATGCCTGGAGAGCAGGACCCAACTGCAGGTTCCTCGAACAAGCAAGGAGCAAGAAGACGCCTCATAGAGAGATTGAAGAACACAAGACATGGCGGCGACAAGGGAACCAATACAAGTAAGTTCCCTGATGAGGATTCCGCGAGCGAAGATGCAGACAAGGAATTTTGCCCGCTGAAATTCCATGGCTGCTCTTCATCTGATGCGGTTCAGGAATTAATCTCGACTTTCAGCAATAGGAAATTAGACATTCTAAATAAGTTAGGGTTGGGTGGGTTGCGGTACTTGAATCGTGGTTTCCATAATAGCCGCCACCTAGTATTCTGGTTGTTGAAGAGAATGGACGTAGAGAACATGCAAATAAGGCTTGGAGATGGGTCAAGTGTGCAAATGAATCTGGAGTCAGTGAGCAGGATACTAGGAATCAGATGTACTGGTACTCACATGACAGTTAGTAGTACTAAGGTAACAAAGTATGTCAAATTAAGACTGCAAGAACGTTTTGGAACTGAAGAATATAAAGAGTTCCCAGACTTGGATGATTTAAGAAAAATTTTATGCCGAGAATATGGGCAAGATATGTCTGAATATGATGAAGAAACTTTTATGATTGCCATGGCTGCTTTCTGCTGCGCATATATGTTTGGGCCAGGAAAAAGAACTGCAAGTGTACCAAATGACATATGGGACTTCATCACCTTTCCGAAGAACCTACTGAATTGCAACTGGGGGGGCTATGTGCTCATGGTTTTGCAATCTTCAGCGCGTGCCGTGCAGATGAATATGAGGAGTAACCCAACTTCTATCAAACTGGGTGGTTGCTGGTTGTATTTGCAG TTACTTTACTTGGACAACATTGACCTTGGAGATAACAACATCCCTTTAAGCTGGTATCCAAGAATCAGATGGTACGATACACGATTTCTGCTAGAGTTCAGCAATCATTATGAGAAGTGCAAAGGCATGAAGGCTAAGGACGCATATTTGAACAGAAAG AGGCGTGTACCAAGCGACCATGATGATAAAAGAATGCCCACATGCCCACTCCCAGATGAAAGCAAAGAACAAAGTACTCGACCAGCCAGGCAAGAAAGCACTGGCAACAAACCTAACCAGAGATCAATGCCTTCTAGGCACCATGCAGATGATAGCAAAGAGGCATGCGCAGAACATGGTGACGAAGACTTTAAGACAACCCGACAGCAAAGTGGGTGTACAGTGGGAGACGAACCTTTGGCACCCACTACGAAAGAG AAAATTGTAGAACAAATTAAATATGGCCTTGAACAAGTTACATCGCAACTCGAAATTGTTGCCCACACTACTCATGAAGAAAATAAGAGAAACTTTGAGGCACAGGAACAACGAATAAGTGAGTTGTTTGGAGACATGAAAACAGTGGTGTCAGGACTTAGGGAAAACCTTGTCAACTGTATCATGGCGCACGGTAGGGTCGAAGGAACGCATGAAGGCAGGAAATATAGTTCGGAAG GAGTTAATGTTACAGCACCAGGAAATGCGGAAGATTCGAAGATACATGGGAAACGGTCAGTTCAAGGGGGCATTAAGAAAGACATGCCTCCATGGTATGAGGATAATGGGCAGGGCATAGGAGAAGAAGATGTTGCTGTGAATGAACAaactaaaaggaaaaaaaatcgtgTATCTGAAATGGATGCTGATAGGGGCAACACTGCATTCGACGTGGCAGCAGCACATGAaagag GGCGTGGGCCTCAGCAGGATATAGGCTCAAATGTGGCGGCTGAAACAACCCAGTCTGATGGCATGTATACTTTCCAGGACCATGGAAAAACAGATGAACCAG ATCTGATGCAGCAACAGCCAGTGTTCGACTGCACGCCAGAGAGCAGCG GAGGACCTTCAACACGAATTCCGTTGTGGCAAAATGAAGGAGATAATTGTGTAAAGAACATTGAAGAGGGAGTAAAAACAACGAGTGCAA GGGGTGAAAGAATTAAGAAGGGTTTGAGCAATCCAAGCTTTGGCAACAAAAAAGAGAACTCTGATTCTATCTCAGCTTCAAAAAGCAGAGTAATTAAAAAAACAACAAGAAGAAGGTTGCGTAGCTGCAAATCTGCCAATGAGGTCGCAGGGACTGATAATATGGTAGTAGAGAAAGCTATTATTCCTGTTTGCATGACGGGAGTAACACCTGTGAAGCGCCACGTTGCTGAGAGGCGGGTTCCTCCATCGCCATTTGACCTCAACTTGAATCCAAGAACCAAGAGCATAACTTTTATTGAGAAGATGTTCCAGCACTTTGTGGAAGAGGAGTACACAGTTCTAAATAG GGTCTGGTTTCGCCATGATGAACCATGGACACTAAGCCTAACAGGAAGGCAGCTGTGGGTGGCATTTGCCAAATCTGTACTCATAAACACCGAAACGTTCGATGCAATCATTAGATTATTACAAGAGGAGGACAGCATGATGTACAAGGATTGTTGCTGCGAGCACCAACAATGGCGGCACCTGCTACCTCCTTGCTTCTCA GATTTTGTGCTGGCGAATGGAGAAGGCACTTACAGTGAACAAATCAAAGAATTGTTCCTGGGGTCTCACCTTGGCAGTAATGCCGAGCATTGCAGACTG ATAATGTTACCATGCGCTCAAGCCGGGCACTGGTCCTTGTATGCTTGGGATGTAGAGAAGAAACGAATACATGTACTAGACCCTGTGTTATGCCAAAAGACACGAGAAGAGCAGCGTGCAGTGCACGGTGACTTAATTGCGTCATTGCATTCCAAATTATTTGACTACTTCTCAGAACTATTCAGTGGACTGCACGATGATAGAGCCGGATATAAGATAACATTCTATAATCTTGCACATGCACCGGCGTTGAG GGAGGAGTCAACGTTTTACGTTGTGCATTACATAAAGTGGTTCGATGGAGAGCGACTGACGTTCACTATTAATGAG TGCAAAGCAAAAAATGCACGGATGAGTATATTCTACAACCTGATGCAAATGGCTGCAAACCAAGGATGGAAGCCTAAGTATCTGGATGTGGATGTAGAGACCAAGTGA
- the LOC120710736 gene encoding protein FAR1-RELATED SEQUENCE 1-like gives MISTQRSESANHMLKNILSPGCTLRQFLDQYMKMQYIRDEDENYEERRNKLNVKKMTVGGPLVVHAHKVYTLKVFALFCDLKEESEFYRATEVVQGKHYVAEHYDLNRVQRWCKGKYEVEVVERGGKYIYECGLFEHFGLPCSHILRVMISTGVQQIPGDMVLQRWTKQARHLLPEELAQYRKDNPALMAQTYRHSSLMLKALHLVEMGDSNAESHTIAMQILDNGIESLHEVAKKKDGLGLGHPQAEVQLPILDGDQMDNFPERAPKRKKERGRPSNKRSKAGHEKLTRRPRFCSVCRSNKHTMQNCPDRDPATKKARRPPTCSGCGVNGHTVDRCGVNQQRLAATEYMFL, from the exons ATGATAAGTACTCAAAGAAGCGAGAGTGCGAATCACATGCTTAAAAATATCTTATCACCTGGCTGCACACTACGGCAGTTCTTGGACCAGTACATGAAGATGCAGTACATCCGGGATGAAGATGAAAACTACGAAGAGCGGCGTAACAAACTG AATGTGAAGAAAATGACAGTAGGGGGTCCATTAGTAGTGCATGCACACAAGGTTTATACTCTTAAAGTTTTTGCGCTATTTTGTGATTTGAAGGAAGAATCTGAATTTTACCGAGCTACAGAGGTTGTGCAAGGGAAGCACTATGTTGCAGAACACTATGATCTTAATCGGGTGCAGCGATGGTGCAAAGGCAAATATGAAGTGGAAGTGGTTGAAAGAGGGGGGAAGTACATCTACGAGTGTGGCTTATTTGAGCATTTCGGTTTACCGTGCAGTCACATATTAAGG GTAATGATCAGTACAGGGGTTCAGCAAATACCAGGGGATATGGTATTGCAGCGCTGGACTAAGCAGGCACGGCATTTACTGCCGGAGGAACTAGCACAGTACAGGAAAGATAATCCAGCACTGATGGCACAGACATACAGGCACTCATCATTGATGCTCAAAGCACTCCATTTGGTCGAGATGGGCGATAGCAATGCAGAAAGCCATACCATAGCAATGCAAATACTAGATAACGGTATAGAATCATTGCATGAAGTAGCCAAAAAGAAAGATGGGCTGGGATTAGGACACCCGCAAGCTGAAGTTCAGCTACCAATTTTAGACGGTGATCAAATGGATAATTTCCCTGAACGTGCACCGAAAAGGAAGAAGGAGCGAGGGCGGCCAAGCAACAAGAGGTCGAAAGCAGGGCATGAGAAGCTGACGAGGCGCCCAAGATTTTGCAGTGTATGTCGgagcaacaagcacacaatGCAGAACTGTCCGGATCGCGATCCAGCAACAAAGAAGGCTAGAAGGCCACCAACATGTAGCGGCTGCGGTGTCAATGGTCATACTGTGGATCGCTGTGGTGTCAATCAGCAGCGACTTGCTGCAACTGAATATATGTTCCTGTAG